In Nitrospira sp., the following proteins share a genomic window:
- a CDS encoding methane monooxygenase/ammonia monooxygenase subunit C gives MAASSERGYDVSQWYDSKPVKIGWFAMLAIGVFWVVYQRTFGYSHGLDSMTPEFESVWMGLWRFNILANAIFFATSIGWIWVTRDRNLANLDPKLELKRYFYWMGWLVCYIWGVYYAGSYTLEQDAAWHQVIIRDTSFTASHIVAFYGTFPLYITCGVSSYLYAQTRLPLYSQATSFPLVAAVVGPMFILPNVGLNEWGHAFWFVDELFAAPLHWGFVTLGWCGLFGAAGGVAAQIVSRMSNLADVIWNNAPKSILDPFPAQVQQGAKSVY, from the coding sequence ATGGCAGCATCAAGCGAGCGGGGATATGATGTGTCGCAGTGGTACGATTCGAAGCCGGTGAAGATCGGCTGGTTTGCGATGTTGGCGATCGGGGTGTTTTGGGTGGTCTATCAGCGGACCTTCGGGTATTCGCATGGGTTGGATTCGATGACCCCGGAGTTTGAGTCGGTGTGGATGGGGCTGTGGCGGTTCAACATTCTGGCCAACGCCATCTTCTTTGCCACCTCGATCGGCTGGATCTGGGTGACGCGGGATCGGAACCTGGCGAATCTGGACCCGAAGTTGGAGCTGAAGCGGTACTTTTACTGGATGGGGTGGTTGGTGTGCTACATCTGGGGCGTGTACTACGCGGGGAGCTACACGTTGGAGCAGGATGCGGCGTGGCACCAAGTGATCATCCGGGACACGAGCTTCACGGCGAGCCATATTGTGGCGTTCTACGGGACGTTCCCGTTGTACATCACGTGCGGCGTGTCGAGCTACCTGTATGCGCAGACGCGGTTGCCGCTGTACAGCCAAGCGACGTCGTTTCCGTTGGTGGCGGCGGTGGTGGGGCCGATGTTCATTCTGCCGAACGTGGGACTCAACGAGTGGGGCCATGCGTTCTGGTTTGTGGATGAGCTGTTTGCGGCACCGTTGCACTGGGGCTTCGTGACGTTGGGCTGGTGCGGGTTGTTCGGGGCAGCGGGGGGTGTCGCGGCGCAGATCGTGAGCCGGATGTCGAATCTGGCGGACGTGATCTGGAACAACGCGCCGAAGAGCATCCTGGATCCGTTCCCGGCCCAGGTGCAGCAGGGGGCCAAGAGCGTGTACTAA